From Chengkuizengella sediminis, one genomic window encodes:
- a CDS encoding ABC transporter ATP-binding protein, whose protein sequence is MENVITISNVNKQFKGFHLKDLSFSVKKGFITGFIGPNGSGKTTTIKLIMNLLKEDSGNIQLFGLNHENHTKEIKERIGFVYADHHFYEILTTNQMKEIIAPFYKNWSEKDFKRYMNDFNLPLNKKIKKLSSGMKMKFAIAIALSHQADLIIMDEPTSGLDPIARREILDLFKDIIQDEEKTIFFSTHITSDLEHIADYITFIHDGEILLNNEKDMLLEKYKIIRGAKKYLDEHTRQLFLGIRETDAGFEGLVNDEKTIRELLGPQVIYDRVSLEDIMYYTTRRGQYV, encoded by the coding sequence ATGGAAAATGTCATAACGATTAGTAATGTAAATAAACAGTTCAAAGGGTTTCATTTAAAGGACCTTTCATTTTCAGTTAAAAAAGGATTCATCACAGGATTTATTGGTCCAAATGGTTCAGGTAAAACAACAACAATCAAATTAATCATGAACTTGTTAAAAGAAGATTCTGGGAACATCCAGCTTTTTGGATTAAATCATGAAAACCATACAAAAGAAATTAAAGAACGAATCGGATTTGTTTACGCAGATCACCATTTTTATGAAATTTTAACAACAAATCAAATGAAAGAGATCATCGCACCTTTTTATAAAAATTGGAGTGAAAAAGATTTCAAACGTTATATGAATGATTTTAATTTACCTTTAAATAAAAAAATCAAAAAATTATCCAGCGGAATGAAGATGAAGTTTGCCATTGCAATTGCACTGTCTCACCAAGCAGATTTAATTATTATGGATGAACCCACTTCTGGTTTAGACCCCATCGCTCGTCGTGAAATATTGGATCTGTTTAAGGATATTATACAAGACGAGGAAAAGACCATTTTTTTCTCTACACATATCACGAGTGATTTGGAACATATAGCCGATTATATTACTTTTATCCATGATGGTGAAATACTGCTTAACAATGAAAAAGATATGCTTCTAGAGAAATATAAAATAATTAGAGGAGCAAAAAAATACTTGGATGAGCACACTCGACAACTATTTTTAGGAATTCGTGAAACGGATGCTGGATTTGAAGGGTTAGTGAATGATGAGAAAACAATACGTGAACTACTTGGACCGCAAGTGATCTATGACCGAGTTTCTTTAGAGGATATTATGTATTACACCACAAGGAGGGGACAATATGTATAA
- a CDS encoding ABC-2 transporter permease, protein MYNLLRKELLIQRFDIIISFVLITFLLFIQIGIGSPGSPIYITFFVAPHIMSSFQRADKNNSDILLNSLPVTRKQIVTSQYLGSFLNIIINMIIILVLVNILKFGFSFGSTSFIDVAAVVTLIMLFISVSIPLFYFLGPLYIRYGLAGFIILIALTFAIIKNFAEENNYWGLQSTFDKLSVNQLTIFGFITVSILLVISWMISYRSYQKKDL, encoded by the coding sequence ATGTATAACCTACTTCGTAAAGAGTTATTAATTCAAAGGTTCGATATTATCATTAGCTTTGTTTTAATTACTTTTCTTTTATTCATTCAAATCGGAATCGGTAGTCCTGGCTCTCCCATATATATTACATTTTTTGTTGCACCACATATAATGAGTAGTTTTCAACGAGCAGATAAAAATAACAGTGATATATTATTAAATAGTTTACCAGTTACCAGAAAACAAATTGTCACATCACAGTATCTCGGATCCTTTCTAAATATAATTATAAATATGATCATCATTTTAGTATTAGTAAATATATTAAAATTTGGTTTTTCTTTTGGAAGTACGAGTTTTATAGATGTGGCAGCAGTTGTCACATTAATCATGTTATTTATTTCAGTTAGTATCCCTCTTTTTTATTTTCTTGGTCCTCTATATATTAGATACGGTTTAGCTGGATTCATTATACTTATCGCACTGACTTTTGCTATTATAAAAAACTTTGCAGAGGAAAATAATTACTGGGGACTTCAATCTACATTCGATAAATTATCGGTTAATCAATTAACCATCTTTGGATTTATAACTGTATCTATCCTTTTAGTTATATCATGGATGATTTCGTATCGATCATATCAAAAGAAAGACCTTTAA
- a CDS encoding DUF368 domain-containing protein, translating into MQWRNIYRGFLMGMSDLIPGVSAGTIAVILGIYNRVLYSINNLFSKEWKRHFMFLFPIGIGMVSAILLLSNIMETLLEQFPQPTYFFFLGLIIGILPFLFIQANARSTFTSKHYFILIIAGLAIASMTFFKEDSTTKVWDVIGPTELLLLFLSGWLASTAMILPGVSGSFVLLLIGVYPTVIHAVSDLNLIVIGVVGLGILFGIIIMSKLLSYLLHTFPTIMYAIIIGMVSGSVIVIFPGINDQIWISLITLCLGLGAAVALGKMEYKINPQK; encoded by the coding sequence ATGCAATGGCGAAATATATACAGAGGTTTTTTAATGGGAATGAGTGATTTAATCCCTGGTGTAAGTGCTGGAACAATAGCGGTCATCTTAGGTATATACAACCGCGTGTTATACTCCATTAACAATTTATTCAGTAAGGAATGGAAACGACATTTTATGTTTTTATTCCCAATTGGCATCGGGATGGTATCCGCAATATTGCTTTTAAGTAACATCATGGAAACATTATTAGAACAATTTCCTCAGCCTACTTATTTTTTCTTCTTAGGTTTGATTATAGGCATTCTGCCCTTTTTATTTATTCAAGCTAATGCAAGATCAACTTTTACAAGCAAACACTATTTCATCTTGATTATTGCTGGTTTAGCTATTGCATCTATGACGTTTTTTAAGGAAGATTCAACCACAAAAGTGTGGGATGTAATCGGACCTACTGAGCTATTGTTATTATTTCTATCTGGCTGGTTGGCTAGTACTGCAATGATCTTACCTGGTGTGAGTGGTTCGTTTGTATTATTACTTATCGGAGTCTATCCAACAGTTATACATGCTGTTTCTGATCTAAACCTTATTGTAATTGGTGTTGTAGGACTCGGGATTTTATTTGGGATCATTATAATGAGCAAACTGTTAAGTTATCTACTCCATACTTTTCCTACAATCATGTACGCTATTATTATTGGAATGGTATCTGGATCGGTTATTGTTATTTTTCCAGGAATAAATGATCAAATATGGATTAGTTTAATAACACTTTGTTTAGGGCTTGGTGCAGCCGTTGCATTAGGAAAAATGGAATATAAAATCAATCCACAAAAGTAA
- a CDS encoding RidA family protein → MNIINTKNAPQAIGPYSQGMVVNNLFYSSGQIPLTAGGDLVEGGVVEQTHQVFKNLKAVLEEANASLDTVVKATVFIKDMGDFPVINEIYAEYFADHKPARSCVEVARLPKDVKIEIEVIALVN, encoded by the coding sequence ATGAACATTATTAATACAAAAAATGCACCTCAAGCAATAGGTCCATACTCACAAGGAATGGTAGTTAACAATTTATTTTACAGCTCAGGACAAATTCCATTAACAGCTGGAGGAGATTTGGTTGAAGGTGGAGTTGTAGAACAAACCCATCAAGTTTTTAAAAACTTAAAAGCTGTTTTAGAAGAAGCAAATGCTTCATTAGACACAGTAGTTAAAGCAACGGTTTTCATTAAAGACATGGGGGATTTCCCTGTTATAAATGAAATTTATGCTGAGTATTTTGCAGATCATAAGCCTGCTAGATCATGTGTTGAAGTTGCAAGGTTACCGAAGGATGTTAAAATTGAAATAGAGGTTATCGCACTTGTCAATTAG
- a CDS encoding sulfite exporter TauE/SafE family protein: MDNWMILIFIVFFASLLQSSTGFGFSIVGTPFLLLIYPPQSAIQINIILSLCLSIIMIYKIKNEVNYPLLKKLVLGSLIGIVPGLLMYLFLNMDIFKVIVGVLIIILTILLFAKVTIRQTDKRDFAAGTMSGLLTTSIGVPGPPLLLYFSSTSMDKMTLRSTTLAYYLFIYLVSLIMQVSFGGSYLEVWTSSLIALIPLLAGIILGQLLFKRINQRVFRMITYVILLFTGLYMLVAS, encoded by the coding sequence ATGGACAACTGGATGATTTTGATTTTTATCGTTTTTTTTGCTTCACTTTTACAATCTAGTACGGGGTTTGGTTTTTCAATTGTAGGTACACCGTTTCTATTATTGATTTATCCCCCACAAAGCGCAATTCAAATTAACATTATACTTTCACTTTGTCTCTCCATCATAATGATCTATAAGATAAAAAATGAAGTGAATTATCCTTTACTAAAGAAACTAGTATTAGGAAGCCTCATTGGAATTGTTCCTGGTTTGCTAATGTATCTGTTTTTAAATATGGACATCTTTAAAGTAATAGTTGGAGTGCTGATTATTATATTGACCATACTCCTTTTTGCAAAAGTAACAATCAGACAAACAGACAAAAGGGACTTTGCTGCAGGTACTATGTCCGGATTACTAACAACAAGTATCGGGGTGCCAGGTCCACCGCTTCTGCTTTATTTTTCAAGTACAAGCATGGATAAAATGACACTGCGAAGTACTACATTAGCTTATTATTTATTTATCTATTTGGTAAGTTTGATCATGCAAGTTTCTTTTGGTGGGAGTTATTTAGAAGTTTGGACTTCGTCCCTCATTGCTCTTATTCCTTTGTTAGCTGGTATCATACTGGGACAACTTTTATTTAAAAGGATTAACCAAAGAGTTTTCAGAATGATCACTTATGTGATACTTCTTTTTACAGGCTTGTATATGTTAGTCGCATCGTAG
- a CDS encoding Na+/H+ antiporter NhaC family protein, with protein MKNEKRLEMHGGVFGGLIPLIILIAFLVTLSIAQRGGTQAFWAGGWVALSAGLLFAKNKNHYINAFMKGMSQKNGIVIVVAWIFAAIFGKIVQASGLVDGILWFGLKTGAQGAVFTVLAFILAMLFSVGTGTSNGTYLALLPVLYPAGVLLGADPTMLAVAILGGGVFGDNLAPVSDTTIASAYTQEATLNTVVRSRFPLAMSASILAIIVLFFVGGGGTVVDVPEIEANLDPKGLVMLISLAVVIISALSKRHVVESLIYGNISAIVLGILIGKINLGDVFSIPINPGESTGLIQVGITSVTGTIVFALFVLAITQVMIESGVMSSFLKWVQKRNIKSPRQAEFSIMSVTGLASVIISASAPVLLIVGSTFVNPFGKRFNLSPERRANVMECMMVVVFFMIPWNLSVILWYNTLVSSAQEWNIAFPSIISAFLNPYSWAMLAVLLFSVITGWRRKLTEEDVSTDISIKVNPVENA; from the coding sequence ATGAAAAATGAAAAAAGGCTTGAAATGCATGGAGGGGTATTCGGTGGTTTAATTCCTTTAATTATTTTAATTGCGTTCTTAGTAACATTATCCATTGCTCAAAGAGGAGGCACACAAGCGTTTTGGGCTGGTGGTTGGGTTGCTTTATCTGCTGGACTATTGTTTGCCAAAAATAAGAATCATTATATTAATGCCTTCATGAAAGGTATGTCTCAAAAAAATGGAATTGTTATCGTCGTTGCATGGATATTTGCAGCCATTTTCGGAAAAATTGTACAAGCGAGTGGTTTGGTTGACGGTATTTTATGGTTTGGATTAAAAACAGGTGCTCAAGGTGCTGTTTTCACAGTGCTGGCTTTTATTTTAGCTATGCTATTTTCCGTTGGTACTGGTACTTCTAATGGGACATACTTAGCTTTACTCCCAGTTCTTTACCCCGCTGGTGTTTTGTTAGGTGCCGATCCAACCATGCTCGCAGTTGCTATCTTAGGTGGTGGGGTTTTTGGTGATAATCTTGCTCCTGTCTCCGATACGACCATTGCATCTGCATACACACAGGAGGCAACATTAAATACAGTTGTACGCAGTCGCTTCCCGCTTGCTATGTCAGCCAGTATTTTAGCTATTATCGTCCTGTTCTTTGTTGGCGGAGGAGGGACAGTAGTTGATGTGCCAGAGATAGAAGCTAATTTGGACCCAAAAGGTCTTGTGATGTTAATTAGTTTGGCGGTAGTCATTATATCTGCATTATCGAAGAGACATGTCGTTGAATCACTGATTTATGGAAATATCTCTGCTATAGTTCTCGGTATACTCATTGGAAAGATAAATTTAGGGGATGTATTTTCAATACCCATAAACCCAGGAGAAAGTACAGGTTTGATTCAAGTTGGTATTACTAGTGTGACTGGGACGATCGTATTTGCTTTATTTGTTCTGGCAATTACTCAGGTGATGATAGAAAGTGGAGTGATGAGTTCATTTCTGAAATGGGTCCAAAAAAGAAACATTAAATCACCTCGTCAAGCAGAGTTCTCCATTATGTCAGTTACAGGACTAGCATCTGTCATCATTTCTGCAAGTGCCCCTGTTTTGTTAATCGTAGGGTCTACATTCGTTAATCCATTTGGAAAGCGTTTTAACTTATCTCCAGAGCGAAGAGCAAATGTGATGGAATGTATGATGGTTGTTGTATTCTTCATGATTCCTTGGAATCTGTCAGTAATTTTATGGTATAATACGTTGGTTTCATCAGCTCAAGAATGGAACATTGCCTTTCCAAGTATTATATCGGCCTTCTTAAATCCATATTCATGGGCTATGTTAGCTGTACTGTTGTTCTCTGTAATCACAGGTTGGAGACGTAAATTAACTGAAGAAGATGTTTCAACTGATATTTCAATTAAAGTAAACCCTGTAGAAAATGCATAA
- a CDS encoding D-cysteine desulfhydrase: MDLTSYPRRIYTEFVTPLQHLKKLSSILGGPNIYVKRDDLLGLTGGGNKTRKLEFLVADALKQGVDTLITTGGVQSNHCRMTLAAAVKEGLKCRLIIEERNHIYNPKENGNVFLYNLLGAEQIKVVPDGTDVVKEMETVNEELKKEGRKGYIVAEGGGNDLGALGYVSGSQEILKQTSEMGILLDHIISPSGSGGTHAGLVTGFYASGSGIPVTGINVRRDKAAQEEKVYNIVKLARQRIGFNEEIPRETVRNFDDYLGPGYAIPTDKTFEAIQLLAQTEGILLDPVYTGKTMAGLIDLVQKGYFKGQKNILFLHTGGTPSIYANASNILEHNHLYTVALV; encoded by the coding sequence ATGGATTTAACATCTTACCCTCGTCGTATTTATACAGAATTCGTAACCCCTCTCCAACACCTTAAAAAACTATCTAGTATATTAGGTGGACCTAATATTTATGTAAAAAGAGATGATTTACTTGGTTTAACAGGTGGTGGAAATAAAACAAGGAAACTTGAATTTTTAGTAGCAGATGCTTTAAAACAAGGTGTCGATACATTAATAACTACTGGTGGAGTTCAATCTAACCACTGTCGAATGACTTTGGCAGCCGCGGTTAAGGAAGGGTTAAAATGTCGTCTGATCATTGAAGAAAGAAATCACATATACAACCCAAAGGAAAATGGAAATGTCTTTTTATACAATTTGCTGGGTGCAGAACAAATAAAGGTTGTTCCAGACGGTACAGATGTTGTGAAAGAGATGGAAACAGTTAATGAAGAGTTAAAAAAAGAAGGAAGAAAAGGTTATATCGTTGCTGAAGGCGGTGGTAATGATCTAGGAGCTCTTGGTTATGTTAGTGGTTCTCAAGAAATTTTAAAACAAACTTCTGAGATGGGAATTTTGCTAGATCATATCATTTCACCAAGTGGTAGTGGGGGGACTCATGCTGGTTTAGTGACTGGATTTTATGCAAGTGGAAGCGGAATTCCTGTCACAGGTATTAACGTTCGAAGAGATAAAGCTGCTCAAGAAGAAAAGGTTTATAACATTGTGAAACTAGCTAGGCAGCGTATAGGTTTTAATGAAGAAATTCCTAGAGAAACAGTTAGAAATTTTGATGACTACTTAGGACCTGGATATGCAATTCCAACTGATAAAACCTTTGAAGCCATTCAACTGCTGGCACAAACAGAAGGTATTTTGCTTGATCCTGTTTATACTGGTAAAACAATGGCAGGGTTAATAGATTTAGTGCAAAAAGGATATTTTAAAGGACAGAAAAATATTTTATTTCTTCATACAGGAGGAACACCATCAATTTACGCAAATGCATCTAATATTTTAGAGCATAATCATCTTTATACAGTGGCATTAGTATAA
- a CDS encoding DMT family transporter, producing MSNVNLKSYIYLSSAMFIVGSSIVVGKLMVQSIPVFLASGIRFGIASLLLFVILYLFEGGIPKLTKKQFLILFLQSFTGVFLFSICLLYGVQYTSALDSGVITSITPMVIGLLSYILLKEKMNKSVIIAILFAVLGILVINITSEEGTTKGLLPLWGNFLIFVAVIGESLFTVLGKYLSNKLSPLAISTFVAFFGFILFVPSSLYEATQFDFSQTTLIDWLYVLYFTIFVTVIAFFLWYSGVSKVSGNISGVFTAVIPVSTMFCSYLLLDEQFTLGHVIGMFLVMISTSVISIRKRPRADISLLGRNKE from the coding sequence ATGTCAAATGTAAATTTAAAATCATATATATATTTATCTTCTGCAATGTTTATTGTAGGTAGCTCTATCGTGGTTGGCAAATTAATGGTTCAAAGTATACCTGTTTTCTTAGCTTCAGGGATTCGTTTTGGGATCGCTTCTTTGTTACTATTTGTAATTCTATACTTATTTGAAGGGGGTATTCCGAAGTTAACTAAGAAGCAGTTTTTAATATTGTTTCTTCAATCTTTCACTGGCGTTTTTTTGTTCAGCATTTGTTTATTATACGGAGTACAGTATACAAGTGCATTGGATAGTGGAGTTATCACAAGTATTACTCCAATGGTTATTGGTTTATTATCATATATTTTATTAAAAGAAAAGATGAATAAGAGTGTTATAATAGCAATCTTATTTGCAGTTCTTGGTATTTTGGTTATTAATATAACTAGTGAGGAAGGGACTACAAAAGGTTTATTACCTCTTTGGGGTAATTTTTTGATATTTGTTGCCGTGATAGGAGAATCTTTATTTACGGTGCTAGGTAAATATTTATCAAATAAACTGAGTCCACTTGCCATTTCTACATTTGTAGCTTTTTTTGGCTTTATCTTGTTTGTACCTTCTTCTTTATATGAGGCAACTCAGTTTGATTTTAGTCAGACTACTTTGATAGATTGGTTGTATGTTTTATATTTCACGATATTTGTGACTGTCATTGCATTTTTTCTTTGGTATAGTGGGGTTTCAAAAGTTTCAGGTAATATATCCGGCGTATTTACAGCGGTTATACCTGTATCAACGATGTTTTGTTCTTATTTATTATTAGATGAACAATTCACTTTAGGTCATGTGATTGGCATGTTTTTGGTGATGATATCAACCTCAGTCATATCCATACGGAAAAGACCCAGAGCGGACATTTCTTTGCTGGGTCGAAATAAAGAATGA
- a CDS encoding MetQ/NlpA family ABC transporter substrate-binding protein: MKKILLSVVLFVFVLALAACGSDSVEGTKGEENQEAVTLVVGASNVPHAEILEQAEPILAEKGIQLEIITFQDYVLPNTALAEKELDANYFQHIPYLESQIADHGYDFVNAGGIHIEPIGVYSQNYESLADLPEGAQLIMSNSVADHGRFLSLLQTEGLITLKEEIDTTKATIEDIAENPRNIEFIADIEAGLLPQVYNIGEGDAVLINTNYAIDAGLNPVEDAIALEGSESPYVNIITVRSGDETRAEIQTLVEVLRSEDIQNFILEEYNNSVVPVSE; the protein is encoded by the coding sequence ATGAAAAAAATTTTATTATCAGTTGTATTATTTGTTTTTGTACTAGCTTTAGCTGCTTGTGGTAGTGATAGTGTAGAAGGAACGAAGGGGGAAGAAAATCAAGAAGCAGTTACATTAGTTGTTGGAGCCTCTAATGTACCACATGCTGAAATTTTAGAGCAAGCTGAACCAATATTAGCAGAAAAAGGAATTCAATTAGAAATTATTACATTCCAAGATTACGTTTTACCAAATACAGCGTTAGCTGAAAAAGAATTAGATGCTAATTATTTTCAACATATCCCATACTTAGAAAGCCAAATTGCTGACCATGGTTATGATTTTGTAAATGCTGGTGGGATTCATATTGAACCAATCGGAGTATATTCACAAAACTATGAAAGTTTAGCTGATTTACCAGAAGGAGCTCAATTAATTATGAGTAACTCTGTGGCAGATCATGGACGATTTTTATCTTTATTACAAACTGAAGGGTTAATCACTTTAAAAGAAGAGATTGATACTACTAAGGCTACTATAGAAGATATTGCTGAAAATCCTAGAAATATTGAATTTATTGCAGATATCGAAGCAGGACTTTTGCCGCAAGTTTACAACATCGGTGAAGGAGATGCCGTTTTAATTAATACAAACTATGCGATTGATGCTGGTTTAAACCCAGTTGAAGATGCGATTGCTCTTGAAGGCTCTGAATCTCCATATGTGAACATTATCACTGTAAGAAGTGGTGATGAAACTCGTGCAGAGATCCAAACATTAGTAGAGGTTTTACGTTCAGAGGATATTCAAAACTTTATCCTTGAAGAGTATAACAATTCAGTTGTTCCTGTATCAGAATAA
- a CDS encoding methionine ABC transporter permease has protein sequence MKELLPNVEWDKMWEATVETIYMTAISVVATFVLGIILGILLFLTSKGNIYENKIIHAFVAAIVNIFRSIPFIILIILLIPFTKAIVGTIIGETAALPALIVGAAPFYARMVEIALKEIDKGVIEAARAMGAKISTIIWKVLLPESMPALVSGITVTAIAIVGYTAMAGVVGAGGLGNLAFLDGFQRSHNDVTRICTIIILIIVFSIQFVGDYVTSKIDKR, from the coding sequence ATGAAGGAATTACTGCCTAATGTAGAGTGGGATAAAATGTGGGAAGCTACAGTGGAAACCATTTATATGACAGCTATCTCAGTAGTGGCTACATTTGTTCTTGGGATCATTTTAGGTATACTATTGTTCTTAACCTCGAAAGGGAATATTTATGAAAATAAAATCATTCATGCTTTTGTGGCTGCTATTGTTAATATCTTTAGATCTATTCCGTTTATTATATTAATCATTTTATTGATTCCTTTCACAAAAGCTATCGTGGGTACTATCATAGGAGAAACTGCGGCATTACCTGCTCTAATCGTAGGTGCAGCCCCATTTTATGCACGGATGGTAGAAATTGCATTAAAAGAAATTGATAAAGGGGTCATTGAAGCGGCAAGGGCAATGGGAGCAAAAATATCTACAATTATCTGGAAGGTTCTGCTGCCCGAATCTATGCCAGCATTAGTATCTGGAATTACGGTAACTGCGATTGCTATAGTAGGTTACACAGCAATGGCAGGAGTAGTAGGTGCAGGTGGATTAGGAAATTTAGCCTTTTTAGACGGGTTTCAACGTAGCCATAATGATGTTACAAGAATTTGTACCATCATTATATTGATCATTGTATTTTCAATTCAGTTTGTAGGTGACTATGTCACTTCAAAAATAGATAAAAGATAA
- a CDS encoding methionine ABC transporter ATP-binding protein has translation MIKLSKVTKTYETGDSTVTAVQKVDLNIAAGEIFGIIGYSGAGKSTLIRLLNGLETPTHGTITVAERNMTQISGRELRKARQEIGMIFQHFNILWSRTVQENISFPLEIAGFPKKERLKIVNELIKIVGLEGREKAYPSQLSGGQKQRVGIARALANKPKVLLCDEATSALDPQTTDSILDLLVDINQKLGLTIVLITHEMHVIRKICHRVAVMEDGQVVEEGNVFEVFQNPQQSMTKRFVNQVIEPESSNEMIENLLALHPKGKVVQLTFVGDTAEMPLITNVIRKFDVSFNILQGKVSQTHGGAVGTMFVHVDGKTQEVEQAIGYIRQQKVKAEVLIHEGITA, from the coding sequence ATGATTAAATTATCGAAAGTAACAAAAACATATGAGACTGGAGACAGTACTGTCACAGCTGTTCAAAAAGTAGATTTGAATATTGCTGCTGGAGAAATATTCGGAATTATTGGCTATAGTGGAGCCGGTAAAAGCACATTGATCCGTTTGCTGAATGGATTGGAAACTCCAACCCACGGAACCATTACTGTTGCTGAAAGAAATATGACACAAATTAGTGGGCGAGAATTAAGAAAAGCACGTCAAGAGATCGGCATGATTTTTCAACATTTTAATATATTGTGGTCACGAACGGTTCAGGAGAACATTTCATTTCCGCTTGAAATTGCCGGTTTTCCTAAAAAAGAGCGTTTGAAAATAGTAAACGAACTGATCAAAATTGTTGGATTAGAAGGAAGGGAGAAAGCTTATCCTTCACAACTAAGCGGTGGTCAAAAGCAGCGGGTTGGTATAGCTAGAGCATTGGCGAACAAGCCAAAAGTACTGTTATGTGATGAGGCTACGTCTGCATTAGACCCACAAACGACAGATTCTATTTTGGATCTTTTAGTAGATATCAATCAAAAGTTAGGATTAACCATCGTGTTAATTACGCATGAAATGCACGTCATACGTAAAATATGTCACCGAGTTGCAGTGATGGAAGATGGACAGGTTGTAGAGGAAGGAAATGTGTTTGAAGTATTTCAAAATCCTCAGCAATCCATGACAAAGAGATTTGTGAATCAAGTCATTGAACCCGAATCTTCTAACGAAATGATAGAAAACTTACTAGCTCTACATCCAAAAGGAAAAGTCGTTCAATTGACCTTCGTAGGGGATACAGCTGAAATGCCTCTGATTACGAATGTGATCAGAAAATTTGATGTAAGTTTTAATATATTACAAGGAAAAGTTTCTCAAACACATGGAGGAGCAGTAGGAACTATGTTTGTACATGTGGATGGGAAAACCCAAGAAGTAGAACAGGCGATAGGATACATTCGTCAGCAAAAGGTAAAGGCGGAGGTGTTGATTCATGAAGGAATTACTGCCTAA